A region from the Danaus plexippus chromosome 26, MEX_DaPlex, whole genome shotgun sequence genome encodes:
- the LOC116774492 gene encoding cyclin-dependent kinase inhibitor 1-like: protein MTSVFGGLNMSALSVRAPGLQATALDTRSLRVHGVTTLDGVRRNLFGCTDREENRRFVERELARQLELDSQRWGFDFANEQPLPGAQRFAWQLVPASSIPAALRRSPITITPKPKPAQDTMVSSPENTKTQKRITDFLKPRKRLPSNKKSPAHKHKHECGHGAHLRPPKVARLTQTHFKRNS, encoded by the exons ATGACAAGTGTATTCGGTGGACTAAACATGTCTGCGTTGAGTGTGAGAGCGCCGGGGCTGCAGGCCACCGCATTGGACACTAGGTCTCTGAGAGTCCACGGCGTCACGACCTTGGATGGAGTCAGGAGAAACCTGTTCGGTTGTACGGATAGAGAAGAGAACAGGAGGTTCGTAGAGAGAGAGCTGGCCAGGCAGCTGGAGCTCGACAGCCAGAGATGGGGCTTCGACTTCGCGAACGAACAACCTCTGCCCGGCGCCCAGAGATTCGCTTGGCAATTGGTACCAGCTTCGAGTATACCGGCCGCCTTAAGAAGATCTCCGATCACCATCACCCCCAAGCCGAAGCCGGCTCAAGACACGATGGTATCCAGCCCGGAGAACACAAAAACACAGAAGAGAATAACAG ATTTCCTGAAGCCAAGGAAACGTCTGCCGAGCAACAAGAAGTCGCCGGCACACAAACACAAACATGAGTGTGGACACGGAGCTCACCTCCGCCCGCCCAAAGTGGCGCGACTCACACAGACACACTTCAAACGGAACAGTTAG